AAGCCGGTGCAGGGCAGAACGAACGGAATCCCAGTCGGCTTCGCCCACAACCAGCAGGGGGCGCAGAGCGCGGCGGCGAACTACGCGACGGTACTGGTCTCCGCCGAGATCCTGAAGCCTGCCCGGCGCACCGAGATCGTTCAGCAGGTCTTCGTCGCCAACAAGCAGGCAGCCCTTCAGCAGCAGCTGGGCAAGGCCTACTCCAAGGACTTCCTGAGCAAGATCGGACTGGACCAGAACGGCAACGCGGCCGCGGGCAGCACCTACGTCTCGCGGACCGTGCCCATCGGCACCAAGACCCCGGCCTACTCGGACACCACGGCCACCGCCGAGGTCTGGTGCACCGGGCTGTACGGCACAGCCGGCCAGAACTCGACGAACCCTGTCACCAGCGACTGGTTCACCATGACCCTTCAGCTGCGCTGGACGAACGGCGACTGGAAGGTCGAGAGCTTCTCCCAGAAGGACGGCCCGGCCCCCGTCCCCGGGGACGCCAAGGCGTCCAGCGCCGACGAGATGGCCAAGGCCGTCGAGGAGTACGGAGGCTTCACCTATGCCCGGTAGCCCGCGCCGCGCACTCAAAGTCACCGCCGTCCTCACAGCCGTACAGACCGCGGCCGTCCTGTTGGCCACCCGAGCCGCCGCGGCGCCTTCTCCGTCTCCATCGGCTTCGGACGACAAGTGCGACCTCATCGTCGGCCCCGCCAAGCAGTACTGCGAGCGAGGCAACGGGGACAAGGGCACCACCGGCACCAACACCCCTGGCCTCACCTCGACCCTCGACCCTCTGGCCTCGCTCGCTCAGGGCTGCGCCAAAGCCGCCTCCTGGACCATCGACAAGCTCAGTGAGGCCGTCAAGGAGACCGCGACCGTCGACTTCACGAACCAGAAGTTCCTCCAGCAGTACGCGGTCGTCTTCGCGGCGTCGACGATCCTCACCCTCGTGCTGTGGCTCCTGGCCGTGGCCAAGCGGGCCGTCAGGGGTGTTCCGCTCACGACGGCCATCTCGGAGGCCGTCGGCTTCCTCTGGCTGACGGTCCTGGCGTCGGCGTTCACGCCCCTGATCCTCTACACCGTCGTATCGGCGGCCGACGGCGTCACCGACGTCCTGGCGAAGGCCACCGGCGACCAGACCGACGTGTTCTTCGGCACCTTCTCCGGCGCCCTCAACAAGGGCACCGACATCGGCGGCGGCCCCATCATGCTGATCGTCGTGTCCCTGGTCAGCATCCTCGCCGCCGGCGTCCTCTGGCTGGAGCTGGTCATCAGAGCGGCGCTCCTCTACGTCGGCGCCCTCCTCGGCACCGTCGTCTACGCCGGCCTCGTCGACAAGAACCTCTGGGGCCACGTCCGCCGCTGGGCGGGCATCATGATCGCCGTCATCCTGGTCAAGCCGATCATCGTGATAGTGCTGGGCCTCGCCGGCGCGCTCTCCTCCGCCAACGGCCCCGACTCCTTCTCCGCCGTCGTCTCCGGCCTCGCCATCATCCTGCTGGCCATCTTCGCCAGCGCGATGATCTACCGCTTCGTCCCCGGCTTCGGCGACGAGATCGCCAGCGGCCGCAACAACCGCATCATGCAGGGCGCCGAAGGCAAGGCGGCGGCCGTCATCAGCTCCCCGGCGACCATGGTCGCGCAGGGCATCAAGACCCACAGCACCCGGGCCAACGACAACGGAGGCGGCGGCCAGTCGTCCTCCGGCGGCGGCTCCCGCCCGGCCAACCCGGTCAGCGGTGGCGTGGCCGCCCACAGCACCCGCACCCCGACCGGTGGCGGCGGCGGAACTGTCCCCTCCGCCGCACCCGCACCCCGTTCGGCGAGCCCGGTGAACACCCCGCATGCCAGCACCCGCAACAGCAGTACCAACCGCACGGGAGGTGAAGGGCGTTGACGACCGAGTCCCACCTGTCCCATCCGGTCACGCCCCGCCGTACGTATCTCATCGGCCGCGCCCGGCCGAACGCGATCGTCGGCCGGAACCGCGAGTCCGGCGAGATCGCGCTGATCATCGTGGGCGCGTTCCTCGGCATGATGTGCGGGCTCCTCGTCCCCGTTCTCTCCCTGCGCATCGTGCTGCTGACGGGCTTCCCGCTGCTCGCGCTCGCGGCGGTCTACGTGCCGTACAAGCACCGCACGTTCTACAAGTGGTTCGAGATCAACCGCAGTTACAAGCGCACCCTGAAGCAGGGCACCGTCTACCGCTCCGGCGTCATGGAGGCCGGCACGCGCCTCGACGGCCGCGAGATCGAGATCGGCCCACCGCCGGGCATCGGCCGCATCAACTGGCTCGCCGCCCCCTTCGGGCCCGACGAGATCGCCGTACTGCTGCACGCGGACCGCAGGACCGTCACCGCCGCCATCGAGATCGAGGGCCCCGGCGTCGGCCTGCGCGACTCCGAGGACCAGGAAGCCCTCGTCGACCGCTTCGGCACCCTGCTCAAGCACGTCGCCAACGGCGACGGCTTCGTCACCCGCCTGCAGATGCTCGCCCGCACCCTCCCCGCCGACCCCGACGCCCACGCCAAGGACGTCGCCGTCCGCGGCGACGAGAAGGCCCCGGGCTGGCTGCAGCAGTCGTACGACCAGCTCCAGTCCATGGTGTCGACCAGCAGCGAGCAGCACCGCGCCTACCTGGTCGCCTGCATGCACTACACCCGCGAACTGGCCGCCGAGGCCCAGGCGATGGCCCGGGCGGCCCGCCCGCACAACGGCCGCAAGGTCGACCGGGACGCGGGCCTGGCGGTCGTCATGGCCCGCGAGCTCACGGACATCTGCTCGCGCCTGCAGGAGGCCGACATCCGCGTCCGACAGCCCCTCGGCCAGGGCCGCCTCGCCTCCCTCATCCACTCCATGTACGACCCCGACCACCCCATCGACCACATCCAGGCGATGACCAAGCGCAACGCCTGGCCCGCCGAACTCGACGCCATGGAGCCGACGTACCTCCAGGCGAAGACCCGGGAGTCCTCCACCCGCGCCCCCTGGTGCCACGCCACCGCCTGGGTGAAGGAGTGGCCGATGACCCCGGTGGGCGTCAACTTCCTGGCCCCGCTGCTGGTCCACACCCCGGACGTCATCCGTACGGTCGCCGTCACGATGGACCTCGAACCCACCGAGGTCGCCATCGAACGCATGCTGACGGAGAAGACCAACGACGAGGCGGAGGCGAGCCGCGCCGCCAAGATGAACCGCACCGTCGACCCCCGTGACGTGGCCGCCCACACCCGCCTCGACCAGCGCGGCGAGGACCTCGCCAGCGGCGCCGCCGGCGTCAACCTGGTCGGCTACATCACCGTCTCCTCCCGCTCTCCCGAGGCCCTGGCCCGCGACAAACGGACCATCCGCGCCTCGGCCGGAAAGTCGTACCTGAAGCTGGAGTGGTGCGATCGCGAGCACCACCGTGCCTTCGTGAACACGCTTCCGTTCGCCACCGGCATTCGAAGGTAGGGGCTGATTCGCCGATGCGGGATCCGCTGTCCGTCCTCACCGACGCCTTCACGTCCTTCCTCTTCGGGAAGGTCGAGACGACCCGCCTGCCCGTGCGCACGTCCACCGGCCAGGCCCAGGCCGTCTACCTGCCGACGGCCGCCCCCGGCCTCGGCGACTCGGGCGTGATCATCGGCCGCGAGGTCTACTCCGGCAAGGGCTACATCTACGACCCCTTCCAGCTCTACGGCCAGCAGCTCCCCGCCCCGCACTGGCTCGTCCTCGGCGAGTCCGGCAACGGCAAGTCGGCCCTGGAGAAGACGTACGTCCTTCGGCAGCTGCGCTTCCGGGACCGCCAGGTCGTCGTCCTCGACGCCCAGGGCGAGGACGGCGTCGGCGAGTGGAACCTCATCGCGGAAGAGCTGGGGATAACTCCCATCCGCCTGGACCCGATGGCCGCCCTCGACCACGGCATCCGGCTCAACCCCCTCGACCCCTCGATCACGACCACCGGTCAGCTCGCGCTGCTCCGGACGATCATCGAGGTCGCGATGGGCCACGGCCTGGACGAACGCTCCGGCTTCGCCCTCAAGGTCGCGCACGCCTACGTCAACGA
The sequence above is drawn from the Streptomyces sp. SLBN-31 genome and encodes:
- a CDS encoding SCO6880 family protein — its product is MTTESHLSHPVTPRRTYLIGRARPNAIVGRNRESGEIALIIVGAFLGMMCGLLVPVLSLRIVLLTGFPLLALAAVYVPYKHRTFYKWFEINRSYKRTLKQGTVYRSGVMEAGTRLDGREIEIGPPPGIGRINWLAAPFGPDEIAVLLHADRRTVTAAIEIEGPGVGLRDSEDQEALVDRFGTLLKHVANGDGFVTRLQMLARTLPADPDAHAKDVAVRGDEKAPGWLQQSYDQLQSMVSTSSEQHRAYLVACMHYTRELAAEAQAMARAARPHNGRKVDRDAGLAVVMARELTDICSRLQEADIRVRQPLGQGRLASLIHSMYDPDHPIDHIQAMTKRNAWPAELDAMEPTYLQAKTRESSTRAPWCHATAWVKEWPMTPVGVNFLAPLLVHTPDVIRTVAVTMDLEPTEVAIERMLTEKTNDEAEASRAAKMNRTVDPRDVAAHTRLDQRGEDLASGAAGVNLVGYITVSSRSPEALARDKRTIRASAGKSYLKLEWCDREHHRAFVNTLPFATGIRR